One Candidatus Margulisiibacteriota bacterium genomic region harbors:
- a CDS encoding type II toxin-antitoxin system VapC family toxin, whose product MIYVLDSSFCASCMLPDEKTAELEKIFLEVIADEEVYVPQIWWCEMANIFKNNVARRRLSWAEVFRLNQCLLNYSFLTDSSFGGAYTEKLLEATRIYDLTAYDAAYLELALRKRATVGTLDGRLKTACVKAGLTTLTTP is encoded by the coding sequence ATGATATACGTTCTAGACTCTTCGTTTTGCGCGTCATGTATGCTGCCAGACGAAAAGACGGCGGAATTGGAAAAAATTTTTCTGGAAGTTATCGCAGACGAAGAAGTTTATGTGCCGCAAATCTGGTGGTGTGAAATGGCCAATATATTCAAAAATAATGTGGCGCGCAGACGCCTGAGCTGGGCTGAAGTTTTTAGACTGAATCAATGCCTGTTGAATTATTCCTTTTTGACGGACAGTAGTTTTGGCGGCGCATATACGGAAAAATTATTGGAAGCAACCAGAATATATGATCTAACGGCTTATGACGCTGCCTATCTTGAACTAGCCCTGCGCAAACGCGCCACGGTCGGCACGCTGGATGGCCGGCTGAAAACGGCCTGCGTCAAAGCCGGACTGACAACTCTAACTACGCCTTGA
- a CDS encoding type II toxin-antitoxin system prevent-host-death family antitoxin, with translation MPSIGAFEAKTHFSQILEDVQSGQDYIVTKRGRPVAKIVPLVDKTPDRQEVIKELFAIGRQARKPYTLRSLLADIRTGRP, from the coding sequence ATGCCAAGCATTGGGGCCTTTGAAGCCAAAACCCATTTCTCTCAAATACTTGAGGACGTGCAGAGCGGTCAGGACTATATTGTGACCAAGCGCGGCAGACCCGTGGCGAAAATTGTTCCGCTTGTCGACAAAACGCCTGATCGTCAAGAAGTGATAAAGGAATTGTTTGCCATAGGACGCCAGGCCAGAAAGCCTTACACGCTCCGCAGTTTATTGGCGGATATTCGGACAGGCCGGCCATGA
- a CDS encoding SIMPL domain-containing protein (The SIMPL domain is named for its presence in mouse protein SIMPL (signalling molecule that associates with mouse pelle-like kinase). Bacterial member BP26, from Brucella, was shown to assemble into a channel-like structure, while YggE from E. coli has been associated with resistance to oxidative stress.) has protein sequence MKKIIILFLTLAFLLAVDVPERNTLATYGEGVYEILPDTVLVNLSVQRDGLTAEEAQDALRKALSAVLKNLEPLDIPQEQLRTDGYSLYPLYKQQKTAGYVQETPEIDKYRAYIRLSIKLHQVQQMGKVVDVAVKGGANRVENIDYTLQDQSAAKREALKRAMENAQLKAGHMAESFNVKLVQPVSIEETGSYYSRAAGMNSMALMKEVASDSFSPPDGKVSFTSRVNVAYAIEPKPAPPPPQPEVATPNVE, from the coding sequence ATGAAAAAAATTATAATTTTGTTTCTGACGCTGGCGTTTTTGCTGGCGGTTGACGTGCCGGAGCGCAATACTCTGGCGACTTACGGCGAAGGCGTTTACGAAATTCTGCCGGATACCGTGCTCGTCAATCTCAGCGTGCAGCGGGACGGCCTGACCGCCGAGGAAGCGCAGGACGCTTTGCGCAAAGCGCTGTCCGCTGTCCTGAAAAACCTCGAGCCGCTGGATATTCCTCAAGAGCAGCTGCGCACCGACGGCTATTCGCTCTATCCGCTTTATAAGCAGCAAAAAACGGCGGGCTATGTTCAGGAAACGCCGGAGATCGACAAATACCGCGCCTATATTCGTTTGAGCATCAAGCTGCATCAAGTGCAGCAAATGGGCAAAGTGGTCGATGTGGCGGTCAAAGGCGGCGCGAACCGCGTGGAAAATATCGATTACACTTTGCAAGATCAATCTGCGGCCAAACGGGAAGCCTTGAAACGCGCCATGGAAAACGCGCAGCTCAAAGCCGGACATATGGCGGAGAGCTTTAATGTGAAATTGGTGCAGCCGGTCTCTATTGAAGAGACGGGCTCTTACTACAGCCGCGCCGCGGGTATGAACAGCATGGCGTTAATGAAAGAAGTCGCAAGCGACAGCTTTTCTCCGCCGGATGGCAAAGTGAGTTTTACGTCCAGGGTGAATGTTGCTTACGCGATCGAGCCAAAACCAGCCCCGCCGCCGCCGCAGCCGGAAGTTGCTACGCCGAATGTGGAATAA